The Leifsonia poae region AAGTACGAAACAAAACGGCCGACCCGCCGCGGTTTCCTGACGCCGGTCAGCCTGTGAAGTCGCTGCCGACCACGACCGTGAGATCGGCTCCGGTCGCCGCGTAATCCTGCGTCAACGCCACGGTCGCGCCCGGCAGCGACTGGGCGACGCCCAATGCCGCCGCCTGGTTCTTCGCATCCGAGTAGTAGACGATCGTCTGAGTGAGGTTGGTCGCGTCGGCGTTGGCACGGGCGCCCACCTTCCAGCCGGCGGCAGTGAGGATGTCACCCACCTTGCCCGCGAGGTTCGCAGTGCTTGTGCCGTTCAGCACGTTCACGGTGAGCGCCGGGTTGACGGTCGGAACGATCGTCGGCGTCGGGGTGGACGACACGCTCGGCGACACTGAGGCGCCGCCGATTCCGCCCTTGAACGAGATGCTCCCGTTCACCAGGGAGAGCGTGAAGACACCGAGACCGATCAGGACGACGGTCGCCAGGGCGGCCCAGCCGAACCCGATCCATCCGCGACCCTTCGCGCGGGGAGCGCGGTGCGCGCCGACGCGGCGGAGGTCGTCGGGAATCGAGTCGAACCGGTCCTTGGGGTACTTCTCTGCCATCGTGTGCGTGGTCCTCAGTCGTCGGACGCGAGGGTCCGGGTGCTCCGGGCGGCCATCCGCGCTTCGCGCAGACGCTGCAACCGCTTGACGAGCATGGGGTCGTGCTGCAGGGCGGCAGGGGAATCGATCAAGGCGCCGAGCAGCTGATAGTACCGCGCCGCCGACAGGCCGAACTCCTCACGGATCGCCTGCTCCTTGGCACCGGCGTGCCGCCACCACTGCCGTTCGAAAGCGAGGATCGCGGCGTCGCGCTCGGCCAGCACCGAACCGGTCGCGGAGGGGCGCGCCTGGTCGTCTGCCGCCGTAGCCATCCCGCCACCTCTCCTGCCGTCGCCGTGCGGGCGCGCCCGCTGTTCGCGGTTCATCCTATTTGCGCGATTCTGTGTGTTCCCCCAAGTGCTCGGCACGTCGTGCGGAAACCGGGAACAGTCCGGGGGCCGCATCCGTTTAGTCTGGAGTCTGACGAAAGGACCCGCCATGGACGAGACCGTCACCAAGAGCAATGAAGAGTGGCGCGAGGAGCTCAGCCCCGAGCAATACGCGGTCCTGCGCGAAGCCGCGACCGAACGCCCCTGGACGGGTGAGCTGCTCGACGAGAGCCGCGCCGGCCTCTACACCTGTGCGGCGTGCGGCGCCGAACTGTTCAAGTCGGGAACGAAGTTCGACTCCGGATGCGGCTGGCCGAGCTTCTACGAGTCGGTGCGCCCCGAGGCGGTCACGCTGCTCGAAGACGACAGCCTCGGCGTCATCCGCACCGAGGTGCGCTGCGCCGCCTGCGATTCGCACCTCGGCCACGTCTTCGACGACGGCTTCGGAACGCCGACCGGCGACCGGTACTGCATGAACTCGATCGCGCTCAACTTCACCGCCGGCGAGTGACCGTGAGCGCTCTGGCGGACGCGGTCGCCGCGCGCCGTTCGTACTCCCGCGTCACCGAGGCTGCGCCCAGCCACGACGAATTGCTTCCGCTGATCGCCGCGGCCGGCCGGGTTGCCGACCACAGCTCGCTGCACCCCTGGCGGGTGATCGAGTTGCGCGGATCGGCGCGGCGGCGTCTCGGTGCGGCCTTCGTGAAGGATGCTCGCGCCAGCGGCTCCGAGGCGGAAAAGCTGGCGGCCAAGCCGCTGCGCTCCTCTCTTCTGCTGGCGATCGTCGCAGTGCGAACCGCGAGCGACAAGGTTCCCGGTTGGGAGCAGGACACGGTGGCGTCCGGCGTCGCGCATCTGCTGAGCCTGCTGCTGCACGACGCCGGCTGGGGCGTGATCTGGCGCACCGGTCACCAGACCCGCTCGAAGGCGGTGCACACGATGCACGGCCTGAAGAAGAACGAGCGGCTGCTGGGCTGGCTCTACGTCGGCGGCATCCCCGACGGGTCCAAAGAGGGCCACCGCAAGGCGATCGACCCGGAACGGTACCTGACCGCGCTGGACTGACCAGCGGTCAGCGCCGCACACGGGGCGGGATGCGCAGGCTCGCCACACAGACGGCGACCAGCGCGAGCACGGTGCCCGCGACGGTCGTCCAGGCGATGGTGTGCGCGCCCGAGATGAACACATCGAGCAGGAGTGCGGTCACGAGCTGACCGGCGACCGTCGCCAGACCGAGCACCAGCACACCGGTCACGCGGACGAGCAGGGCGGCCCCGGCGATGAAGACGCAACCGATGGCACCGCCCACATAGAGCCACGGCTCCGCCGGAAGCGGCCGCGGCAGCCCGGCGACGGCCGTGTGCGCAAGGAACAGCACCAGCAGAACAGTCGTTCCCACGAGGAAGTTGATGAATGTCGCTGTCAGCGCGCTCTCGGCCACGACCCGGACCTGCCCGTTGACCGCCTGCTGCCACCCCATGCCGAGGCCGGCGAGCAGCGGGAGCAGCAGCATCCAGAACGGAACGCCGCCCGACAGCTGCGCGGACACCGCCCAGACCACCGCGATGAGCGCGAGCGAGGCGCCGAGCACCCGCGCGCCGGTCAGGGGACGCTTGCCTCCCGGCCCGACCCCGATGAGGTCGAGCACGAGGCCGCTCACGGTCTGCCCGGCGACGATCGCCACGGTGAACAGGGCGACCCCGAGCGCAGCGGCGGTGAGCCCTTGCGACAGCACGAGGAAGGCGCCGGCGGCGCCGCCGCAGACGAACCACCAGCGCAGCTCCCCGGAGCGCAGAGCACCCCGCACCCGCACGAGTCCGCGGCGCCCGGCCGGCGCCACCGCCAGCGCGACAGTGAGGATGACGAGCCCGGAACCGAACGAGATGAGGGCCGCGGCGAAACCGTCGTCGAGGCGATGGCCGAGCTCTCCGTTGATGCGCGACTGCGCAGCGACACCGGCGCCACAGATCATGGCGAGCACGATCGCCAACCACACGGGCACATGCAGCTGGGATCGTCGGTTCACTGAATCAGCCTAGGGCGTGGCGTGCACATCGCCTCTTCATGGGCGTCGTTCAGGGCGCCGGGGCTTCGCCGTCGGTCGGGGTCGGCTGGGGCAGCCACGGGATGTTCTCTTCGGGCGCCACCAGCTTCTCTTCGCTCAGGTCATAGTCGTCGTCGTGCTTCTTGTCGTTCATGTTCGTCACAGTACGCTCACGCCGGCCGAACGTCGCCGGCCGCCTTCGGCACGGGAAGCGCGCGACGATAGTGTCGGCAACGGTGGCGCGAGAGGCGCGACGCCGGAGGGAGCGCGTGTCCACGATCGCCGTCAATCTGGAGTGGCTGTTCACCGAGGCCGGAGAGGGGACGGCCGCGCGCATCCGTGCCGCCGCCGCCCACGGTGTCGGCGGCGTCGCGACCGCGGCGTCATTGGCGCAGGTGGAGCGGCTGGCCGCCGAGGCCCCGGTCGGTCGGTAGGCGCAGAGGGTTCCCCGAACCGGCGATGGCACCCTTTCGTTACGTCAGGTTGCGCAACGGATGCGTCGCGACCAGCCCGTCGCGCATCCTGGAGGGATGACCCGACAGATCCGCTTCAACGCCTTCGACATGAACTGTGTCGCCCACCAGTCCTCCGGGATGTGGCGGCACCCCGACGATCAGGCGTGGCGGTACAAGGACCTCACCTACTGGACCGAGCTGGCCAAGCTGCTGGAACGCGGAGCGTTCGACGGCATCTTCATCGCCGATGTGCTCGGCACCTACGACGTGTACGGCGGGTCGAACGAGGCCGCCATCCGTCATGGTGCGCAGGTTCCGGTGAACGACCCGGTGCTGCTCATCTCGGCGATGGCCCTCGTGACCGAGCACCTCGGCTTCGGGGTCACCGCGGGCACCGCTTACGAGCATCCCTACCCCTTCGCGCGGCGCATGTCGACGCTCGACCACCTGACGAACGGCCGCGTCGGCTGGAACGTCGTCACCGGCTATCTGCCGTCGGCGGCCCGCAATATGGGCCACGAGGATCAGCTCGAGCACGACGACCGCTACGACCAGGCCGACGAATACCTCGAGGTGCTCTACAAGCTGTGGGAGGGCTCGTGGGAAGACGACGCCGTCATCCGCGACCGTGAATCGGGCGTGTTCACCGACCCGGCCAAGGTGCACGAGATCGGCCACCGGGGCAAGCACTACACGGTGCCCGGCATCCACCTCTCCGAGCCGAGCACGCAGCGCACACCCGTGATCTACCAGGCGGGCGCCTCCAGCCGCGGCATCGCGTTCGCGGCGGAGAACGCCGAGGCGATCTTCGTCGCCGCATCCACCAAAGACGGGCTCACGGCCACGGTCGCGAAGATCCGCGACGGTCTCGAGGCGGCCGGCCGCGACCGGTACGCCGCTCGCATCTACACACTTCTCACCATCATCACCGATGAGACCAGCGAGAAAGCCCAGGCCAAGTACGAGAACTATCTGCAGTACGCCAGCCCCGAGGGCGCTCTCGTGTTCATGTCGGGCTGGATGGGCGTCGACCTCTCGCAGTACGACCTCGACGAACCGATCGGCAATGTGAAGAGCAACGCGATCCAGTCGGTGGTCGCCAACTACCAGCGCGCCAATGAGGATGGCAGCGAATGGACCGTGCGCGACATCGGCCGGCTCGGCGCCATCGGCGGGCTCGGCCCGTTCATCATCGGCTCGGGTGCTGAAATCGCCGACCAGTTGCAGGAGTGGGTCGAGGAGACCGACGTCGACGGCTTCAACCTCGCCTACGCCATCACCCCCGGCACATTCGAGGACGTGGTCGAGTTCGTCATCCCCGAGCTGCGCAAGCGCGGTGCATACCCAGACGAGTATGTCCCGGGCAGCCTGCGTCACAAGCTGCACGGCGCGGGCGACCGGCTGCCGCAGAACCACCGGGGCGCCCGCTACCGGGTGGGCGCCGCTCAGAGCACCGCGGACTGAGCGCGGAGCAAGCCGGGCCGCCGCCGCTGAACCAGGTAGGCGGTGTAGAGCACTGCGATGCTCATGCCCACGAGCAGGTTCTGTTCTATGCCGGGCAGCACACCGAGCGGTAGTGCATCCGTCAGCCCGTGCCAGCAGGCGGTGAGGATGGCCCCGCTCGCCAGCCCGAGCACGTCGAGGCGCAACACCACTACGAGCACGGCGCCGGCGGCGAGCGGTAAGAGAAGGAACAGCGCAGACAGCCACAGCGGGAGCGTGCGCGGCAGCTGGTCGACACCGATGAACGCGCTCGTCGCGACGAGCGCCACCAGGATCGACCACCAGTAGTGTCCGCGCCCCAGCGGGCTTCGACGCGGGAGCCGGAGCGCGACGACCACGGCGACCGCCGCTGCGGCGATCACGGCGGCCGCGACCGCGAGCGCCCACTGCCGGGGCGCGGCGGCGAACCCGGGCTCGCTCACCGAGACGACCAGGAGGGCCGCACCGCCCAGGAGGGCCGCGGCGCCCGCGATCACGGTCCCCGGCATCGCGAGCCAGGGTGCCTGCCGCTGCGGCGCGACCGGGATGCGGCCGGCAACCGGGCCGGGGAACAGCGCTTCGACGACGGCGATGGGCGCGCTCACGCCCCAGATCACATGCCGACCGAGGGCTCCGATCGTCCCGATGGCCCCGAGCTCGCCGATTCCGCTGCCGAGCATCCCCTGCTCGATCACGCCGAACGCGACGGCCAGCAGCAGGATCGTCGGCCATCCGCGGCCGGTGCGGCGGGCGACATCGCGGATAAGCACGGCGGCAGCGCCCGAGAAGGCGCCGTACAGCACAAGCGCTGCCAACTGCTCCCCGATCGGCGCGGCTCCGGCGAGCCGGTGGTCGCCGAGCAGGAATTCTGCCGTCACGGCCGAGAGCAGAGCAAGGGTGAGGGCGCGTCCGAACGGTCTCATACATTCCATGCTGTCGGGCGGTTCCCGCCGGCCCCTGGGGCGCCCGTCACGGATGCGGTGTGACATTCGTCATGGCGCATCCGGGTCTCATCGTGATCTATCTTGCATGCAATCTTGCGTGCAAGGTGTATCCTGGAGCCATGACCGACCCCATCCCCGCCGCCGAACTCGCCTACAGCCACACCAAGAACCTCATCCTCACCGGCGGCGCCCCCGGCGGGCAGCTGCTCAGCGAAGCACAGGTGGGAGACGAGATCGGGGTGAGCCGCACCCCGATGCACGAAGCCTTCCTCCGACTGGCGGCGGAAGGACTGCTCACCCTCTCTTCACGCAAGGGAGCCGTCGTCACACCGATGTCCCCACGCGAGGCGCAGAACGTGCTCGACCTGCGCGAGGCGATCGAGGCGGGCGCGGCCAGGCGCATCCAGGAAGCCGGTGGAGCGGACGCCGACCTCGTCGCTGCCCTGGAAGCGGCGCTGAGCACGCAGCGGGCGGCCGTCGGGTCAGGCGACGTCGAGGGCTTCGTCGAAGCCGATCAGGCGTTCCACGCCGCCATCGTCGACGCGTCGGGCAATGAGCTCGCCGGCCAGTTCTTCCGAACGCTGCGTGACCGGCAGCAACGCCTGCGCCACCAACTGTTCCGCGTGCGACCGGACACCCTGGCCGACTCGCTCGCCGACCATGAGACGCTTCTCGCGACCCTGCAGCGCGACTCGGGATACGACACCCTGCTGCATGCGCACATCGCGCGGCATCAGGGCGCACTGTGAGCGGCGACAGAGTCGGCGACTCCCACAGCCACCGCACCGGCCAGCCTCCGTGGCGGATCGTCTTCGCCGTCATGTTCTTCTGCTCCTGGTGCGGCAATCAGTTCAGTCCGCTGCTCCTGATGTACAAGGATGTGCAGCACTACTCCGAGCTGACCGTGAACATGTTCCTCGGCGTCTATGTGCTCGGACTCGCCCCGGCCCTGCTCGTGTCGGGTGCGCTCTCCGATCGGCACGGACGACGGCCGGTGATGTTCACCGGAGTCCTCACCGCCATGGCCGCCAGCGGAAGTCTCGCTCTCGGCGCGCTCGGACCGGCGCCGATCTATCTCGGCCGCCTGCTCTCCGGCGTGACGGTCGGCATCGCGATGGCCGTCGGAACGAGTTGGCTCAAAGAGCTCTCCTCACCGCGCTTCGACCCGGCCGCCGATGCCGCCGCCGGAGCGCGCCGCGCCTCACTCGCATTCACGCTCGGCTCGGCCGCCGGCGCCCTGGTCGCCGGTGGCATCGCCCAGTTCACGGCGCTCGGTGAAGAGCTACCGTTCATCGTGCACATCCTGGTGACGCTCCCCTTCGCCTGGGTGGTGCTGCGTGCGCCGGAAACGGTGACGGTAGGCGGCGAGCGCGGTCCGCTGCTGGCGCAGTTGCGCATCCCGGCTGCCGGGCACAAGCGGTTCCGACGGGTGGTGCTCGTCGCCGCCCCGTGGATCTTCGCCGCCGCGGCCCTCGCCTACGGCTATCTGCCGGTGCTGCTCGCCGACCGGACCGGCGACTGGGGCCTGGCCTACGCGACGATGCTCACCGTCATCGCGCTCGGCGTCGCCTCGCTGGTTCAGCCGATCGCCAAGCGACTCGACACCGCCTCCAGCGCCCGCGGATTGATGGCGGCACTCATCGGGATCGCCGCGGGTCTCGCGGTGCTCACCGCGGCGGTCGCCCTCTCTTCTCTCGTGCTCGGGGTTGTCGCGAGCGCCGTATTGGGGGCCGGCATGGGAGTCGCCCTCGTCTCCGGGCTCCTCGAAGTGCAGCGCATCGCGACACCCCGTGATCTGGCCGGGCTCACCGGGATGTTCTACGCGGTCGCCTACGCAGGTTTCCTCGTGCCGACCCTGCTCTCGGCCCTGACTCCGCCGCTGTCGACGATCGGCCTGTTCATCGCTCTGATCGCGTTGGCGGCCTTCTCGGGCCTCCTCCTGCTGGCCTTCTCGACGAAGCATCTGCCCCGCACAGCCGAAGCCTGACGCCCTCGATAAGCATCAGGACGCCGTCCGTCAGGACGTCGAGAGGGCGGCCCCGGCGGCGAGGCGGTTCCGCGCATCGTGACGGGATCCGGCACGTTCGCCCGCCTCGTCGGGTCGGCTGATCTCAGCCCACACGGCGTCGAGGGAGAGGCCGACGACATCCGCGATCACCGCGATGGTCGGGAAGGCGGGGGTGGCGACCCGCCCGGATTCGATCTTGCGAAGGGTCTCCGGCGAGACCCCGGCGGCCAGTGCGATGTCGAGCATCGAGCGCTCACCCCGGGCCCGGCGGAGCAGGGCACCGAGGCGCCGCCCGCGTTCGACTTCGGCAGGGGTGAGCGGCAATCTGACCATGCGTCCGATTATAGTACCGGTATGATATTACCGGTATTGTTATTGCGCCACCGAGGAGGACGCCGCATGATCGAGATTCTGACCCCCGCCGAACAGGAACGAGCACGAGCGACCGGCGCCCTCGTCGCCGACATCCTCCAGGCGTTGAAGGGTCGCAGCGCGGCCGGCACCACCCTCCTGGACATCGACCTCTGGGCACGCGAGCTGATCGCCGAAGCCGGAGCGCAGTCCTGCTACGTCGACTACGCGCCCTCCTTCGGGAGGGGGCCGTTCGGCCACTCGATCTGCACGGCCGTCAACGACGCCGTGCTCCACGGGCTGCCGAACACGCGGGCGCTCGCCGATGGCGACCTGCTGACACTCGACCTGGCCGTCTCCCTCGACGGGATCGCCGCCGACTCGGCGATCAGCTTCCTCGTGGGCGACTCGCGACCGCCCGAGAGCGTGGCGATGATCGACGCGACCGAACGCGCACTGAGCGCCGGGATCGCCGCGGCCCGGCCCGGCGCCCGCATCGGCGACATCTCCCACGCCATCGGCACCGTGCTCAGCGAGGCCGGCTATCCGATCAACACCGAGTTCGGCGGCCACGGAATCGGGTCGACGATGCACCAGGATCCGCACGTCGCCAACACGGGGCGACCCGGGCGCGGCTACCTGCTGCGCCCCGGGCTGCTCCTCGCGTTGGAGCCCTGGGTGATGGCCGACACCGCCGACCTCGTGACGGATGCGGACGGGTGGACCCTGCGCAGCGCGACCGGCTGCCGCACGGCGCACAGCGAGCACACCATCGCCATCACCGAAGACGGCGCCGACATCCTCACCCTGCCGACTTCGACGCGCGAGGGGTAGCCGCCGGAGGGGTAGCCTCGGGAGGGGTAGCCGCGGGAGGAGTAGCCGCGGGAGGTTATCCACACCCCATCGCACGACGACGTTCCGAGGGGTCGCAGAACGTCGCGATCACCGCGGTTTTCTGCGTCAGAACGACACTTTGCGCCCGCTCGGCGGCGGTGGTCGCTGCGGCGGCTAGACGCGAGCGGCCAGGAGGCGGTGCACGGCGGCGAGTGGGATGGGCACCCACGCCGGACGATGCCGCGACTCATAGGTGACCTCGTAGACGGCCTTGTCGAGCTCGAACGCGTCGAGCAGGGCCGCAGCATCGTCGGCGGATGCCCGGCCCGCTCCGTCTCCGAGCTCGTCGCCGTGCACGCTGTCGCCGGAGGCATACCCCTGCAGGAACGACTGGCGGGCGCGCGCGGCCCAGGCCACCGCATCCACCGGCGGCTCCCGGCGTGCGAGCGAACCGGCGACATAGTCGAACGACCGGAGCATGCCGGCCACGTCCCGCACCGGCAGGTCGGGCCGCGATCGCTCGGCCAGGGGTCGCAGTGGCTCCCCCTCGAAGTCGATGAACTGCCATCCGCGGCCGGGCGAGAGCAGCACCTGCCCCAGATGCAGGTCGCCGTGGATGCGCTGCAGCCGCGGCCTCGACGCCTCCGCGGCGTGCGTATAGACGGCGACGATGTCGGCGCGCGATCCGGCGATCTCTGGCACCTCGGCGCTGGCGATCGTCAGCCGCTGCAGCATCCCGTCGAGCGCCCGGGCGACGTCATCCCGGTCGGCCTCCCGCGTCGGGAGCAGCCGGCCCAGCTGGGCGTGCAGCTCCGCGGTGCCGACGCCGAGGTCGAACGCCAAGGCGCCGAAGTCGTCCCCGGTCTCGGCCGCGCGCACCGCGAGCTCCCACCCGTCCTCGGCGCCGGTGAGGAACGTCTGCACGAGCGCGAGGTCACCGGATGCGGGAGCATCGCCCGCCGAATCCGGCCAGCTCCCCGACACCCAGCCGAGCAACGACGGAGTGTGCCGGAAGGCTCCCGCGGTGAGGGCCGCGAGGGTGGAGACATCGGGGTTGGCGCCATCGTGCACGACCCGGAACACCTTGACGAGTGCGAGGTCACCGCCGTCGAGTTCGGCGACGACAGCCGAGTTCGACTGTTCACCGGTCAGGCGGCGTGACGAGCGCAGACGAACCGGGTCGCCGATGCGATGACCGCGAGCCGACGCGTCGCCGCCCCGGGTCGGCGCTCCCCCGGCGATGAGCTCCAGCAGCGACGAGACGTAGGCCTCGTCGGCCGGACCGTCGTAGAGCGAACGACCGCCGGCCTCGCCGATGAGCGCGGTCGGATCGCCGTCGCGGTGCACCCGGGCCACCACCGGTACCTGGTAGACGCGGGGCAGGCGGGGTCCGTCGTCGGCGAAGAAATGCGTGATGACCCTGGCCTGATCGCTCGCCGGCTCCGCCTCGAACGAACCGAGCAGGCGCAGACGCGGTTCGACGTTCTTCGTCGAGTACCAGCGCTGGCGTCGCATCCATGACCCGACGAGCTCGGTGAGTTCGGTCATGCCAGAACCGTACGCCTCCTTGCCGGGAACAATCAGGATGCGCCCGGGAAGACCGTCACCCGAGCTCCGGGCGCGCGTGCGGTCAGGGTTGACCGAGGCGCACGCCGCGAGCCGCCATGAACGGCAGAGGATCGATCTGCAGACCGCCCACCCGCACCTCGAAATGCAGGTGGCACCCGGTCGAGGCTCCGGTGCTGCCGATCCGGGCGATGGGCTGCCCGGCCGCGACCACCTGCCCCACGGTGACGCCGATTCCGCCGTCCATGATGTGCCCGTACGCCGTCTCCACCCCGCCCCCGTGGTCGATCAGCACGAAATTGCCGTACGAGCCGTTCCAGCCGGCCTGCAGCACGGTTCCCGCGCTCGCGGCCACGATGGTGGTGCCGCAACTCGCGCCGATGTCGTCGCCCGGGTGGAACAGGGCGGTTCCGGCCGGGCGCGATGGACGCGGGCCGAACAGATCGGTGAGCTCTCCGTGCACCGGGAGCACCCAGCCGGTCGCCGACGCCGGACCGTCCTGCAGCACGCTCCAACCCGCATCCGCCGCCTGCAACGACGGTACTGCCGCCAGAGCGCCGGCCGCGGCATCGACGTGGGCTCGTGCCTCCACGACGGCCTGGTCGCTGGCATCGACGTCGATCGCGGCGGCGGCGCCGGCAGCGTTGCTGGACTGATCGTGCAGCCGGAGGGCGCGCTCGGCGTCGGCGGATGCCTGCGCCATGGCGGCCTTCTGCGAGGCGGTCGCCCGGGAGAACCGGTCGACGGCGGTGAGCTTCTGCAACAGATTGCCGGGCGTGGAGAGCGCAGCCGCCAGAGGATCCTCGATGAGCGCCCGCGCGCCCTGCGAGCGCACGAGGGCGGTGGCGAACGCGGCCGAGGCCGCCGCCTGCTCCCGGGCGGCCGAGGCCTGCGCCGCGAGCAGCTTCGCCGCTGCGGTCGCCTGCGTCTTCTCACGCTGCACACCGCGGGCAGCGTCGGTCGCGGCGGTCAGGGTCTGCTGGGCCGCGGCGAGCCGGCTGGCGAGCTCCGTCGCCTGCGCGACCTCGGCCGCGGCCAGCGTCGAACCGTCGGAGAGAACCGGGTCGGGGGCGAGGGTCACTTCGTCGGTCGGCACGGGGTGGTGGGGTGCGGTGCGAGTCGGGGTGGGGGTCGGAGTGGGCGTCGGGGTCGGAGTGGGCGTCGGGGTCGGAGTGGGCGTCGGGGTCGGGGTAGGAGTGGGCGTCGGGGTCGGGGTAGGAGTGGGCGTCACGGTCGGCGTGGGCGTCACGGTCGAAGTGGGCGTCTCAGTGGGTGTGGGCGTCACGCATCCCGTCGCCGCGTCGCCGCAATCGTCGGCGACCGCGGCCTGCTGCGAGCCGAGGCACAACCCCGCCACCAGCAGCACGACGGCACAGACTCGCCCTCCGCGGCGCGGTCGTCCGCGTCGTGACATCGGTGCGCTGCGTGCGAACGCTGTCAACATGGTCACTCGAACCCCGGCGGATGCCGCGGGCCTGTGAACCGATGCTCTCACCGGCCGCCCCACGAAACAAGGGAATGACGCGAACCTCCTCCGCCAGTCTGATGCGGCTCCCAGCCTTCAGCCGGTACCGTGAATCCCTGTGACCGAGTCCTCCACCGCCGCGCGACCGCGCCGAGCCGCGAAGAAGTCCACGTGGAAGACGCTTCTCCGGGACATTCTGGTGATCTTCGTCGTGGCGGTCCTCGTCTCGTTTCTGATCAAGACCTTCGTGGTCCGCTCCTTCTACATCCCATCGGGTTCGATGGAGAACACCCTGCAGGTGAACGACCGCATCATCGTGAACGAGCTCGAGCCGAAGCTGTTCCCCCTGCAGCGCGGCGACGTCATCGTGTTCAAAGACCCGGGCGGCTGGCTGCCGCCGCTCGCCCCGAAGCCGACCAAT contains the following coding sequences:
- a CDS encoding DMT family transporter, encoding MNRRSQLHVPVWLAIVLAMICGAGVAAQSRINGELGHRLDDGFAAALISFGSGLVILTVALAVAPAGRRGLVRVRGALRSGELRWWFVCGGAAGAFLVLSQGLTAAALGVALFTVAIVAGQTVSGLVLDLIGVGPGGKRPLTGARVLGASLALIAVVWAVSAQLSGGVPFWMLLLPLLAGLGMGWQQAVNGQVRVVAESALTATFINFLVGTTVLLVLFLAHTAVAGLPRPLPAEPWLYVGGAIGCVFIAGAALLVRVTGVLVLGLATVAGQLVTALLLDVFISGAHTIAWTTVAGTVLALVAVCVASLRIPPRVRR
- a CDS encoding MFS transporter, whose product is MSGDRVGDSHSHRTGQPPWRIVFAVMFFCSWCGNQFSPLLLMYKDVQHYSELTVNMFLGVYVLGLAPALLVSGALSDRHGRRPVMFTGVLTAMAASGSLALGALGPAPIYLGRLLSGVTVGIAMAVGTSWLKELSSPRFDPAADAAAGARRASLAFTLGSAAGALVAGGIAQFTALGEELPFIVHILVTLPFAWVVLRAPETVTVGGERGPLLAQLRIPAAGHKRFRRVVLVAAPWIFAAAALAYGYLPVLLADRTGDWGLAYATMLTVIALGVASLVQPIAKRLDTASSARGLMAALIGIAAGLAVLTAAVALSSLVLGVVASAVLGAGMGVALVSGLLEVQRIATPRDLAGLTGMFYAVAYAGFLVPTLLSALTPPLSTIGLFIALIALAAFSGLLLLAFSTKHLPRTAEA
- a CDS encoding helix-turn-helix transcriptional regulator; the protein is MVRLPLTPAEVERGRRLGALLRRARGERSMLDIALAAGVSPETLRKIESGRVATPAFPTIAVIADVVGLSLDAVWAEISRPDEAGERAGSRHDARNRLAAGAALSTS
- a CDS encoding maltokinase N-terminal cap-like domain-containing protein; the protein is MTELTELVGSWMRRQRWYSTKNVEPRLRLLGSFEAEPASDQARVITHFFADDGPRLPRVYQVPVVARVHRDGDPTALIGEAGGRSLYDGPADEAYVSSLLELIAGGAPTRGGDASARGHRIGDPVRLRSSRRLTGEQSNSAVVAELDGGDLALVKVFRVVHDGANPDVSTLAALTAGAFRHTPSLLGWVSGSWPDSAGDAPASGDLALVQTFLTGAEDGWELAVRAAETGDDFGALAFDLGVGTAELHAQLGRLLPTREADRDDVARALDGMLQRLTIASAEVPEIAGSRADIVAVYTHAAEASRPRLQRIHGDLHLGQVLLSPGRGWQFIDFEGEPLRPLAERSRPDLPVRDVAGMLRSFDYVAGSLARREPPVDAVAWAARARQSFLQGYASGDSVHGDELGDGAGRASADDAAALLDAFELDKAVYEVTYESRHRPAWVPIPLAAVHRLLAARV
- the msrB gene encoding peptide-methionine (R)-S-oxide reductase MsrB; protein product: MDETVTKSNEEWREELSPEQYAVLREAATERPWTGELLDESRAGLYTCAACGAELFKSGTKFDSGCGWPSFYESVRPEAVTLLEDDSLGVIRTEVRCAACDSHLGHVFDDGFGTPTGDRYCMNSIALNFTAGE
- the map gene encoding type I methionyl aminopeptidase, translating into MIEILTPAEQERARATGALVADILQALKGRSAAGTTLLDIDLWARELIAEAGAQSCYVDYAPSFGRGPFGHSICTAVNDAVLHGLPNTRALADGDLLTLDLAVSLDGIAADSAISFLVGDSRPPESVAMIDATERALSAGIAAARPGARIGDISHAIGTVLSEAGYPINTEFGGHGIGSTMHQDPHVANTGRPGRGYLLRPGLLLALEPWVMADTADLVTDADGWTLRSATGCRTAHSEHTIAITEDGADILTLPTSTREG
- a CDS encoding LytR C-terminal domain-containing protein; the encoded protein is MAEKYPKDRFDSIPDDLRRVGAHRAPRAKGRGWIGFGWAALATVVLIGLGVFTLSLVNGSISFKGGIGGASVSPSVSSTPTPTIVPTVNPALTVNVLNGTSTANLAGKVGDILTAAGWKVGARANADATNLTQTIVYYSDAKNQAAALGVAQSLPGATVALTQDYAATGADLTVVVGSDFTG
- a CDS encoding DUF3263 domain-containing protein, which gives rise to MATAADDQARPSATGSVLAERDAAILAFERQWWRHAGAKEQAIREEFGLSAARYYQLLGALIDSPAALQHDPMLVKRLQRLREARMAARSTRTLASDD
- a CDS encoding LLM class flavin-dependent oxidoreductase, with protein sequence MTRQIRFNAFDMNCVAHQSSGMWRHPDDQAWRYKDLTYWTELAKLLERGAFDGIFIADVLGTYDVYGGSNEAAIRHGAQVPVNDPVLLISAMALVTEHLGFGVTAGTAYEHPYPFARRMSTLDHLTNGRVGWNVVTGYLPSAARNMGHEDQLEHDDRYDQADEYLEVLYKLWEGSWEDDAVIRDRESGVFTDPAKVHEIGHRGKHYTVPGIHLSEPSTQRTPVIYQAGASSRGIAFAAENAEAIFVAASTKDGLTATVAKIRDGLEAAGRDRYAARIYTLLTIITDETSEKAQAKYENYLQYASPEGALVFMSGWMGVDLSQYDLDEPIGNVKSNAIQSVVANYQRANEDGSEWTVRDIGRLGAIGGLGPFIIGSGAEIADQLQEWVEETDVDGFNLAYAITPGTFEDVVEFVIPELRKRGAYPDEYVPGSLRHKLHGAGDRLPQNHRGARYRVGAAQSTAD
- a CDS encoding GntR family transcriptional regulator, whose translation is MTDPIPAAELAYSHTKNLILTGGAPGGQLLSEAQVGDEIGVSRTPMHEAFLRLAAEGLLTLSSRKGAVVTPMSPREAQNVLDLREAIEAGAARRIQEAGGADADLVAALEAALSTQRAAVGSGDVEGFVEADQAFHAAIVDASGNELAGQFFRTLRDRQQRLRHQLFRVRPDTLADSLADHETLLATLQRDSGYDTLLHAHIARHQGAL
- a CDS encoding nitroreductase family protein yields the protein MSALADAVAARRSYSRVTEAAPSHDELLPLIAAAGRVADHSSLHPWRVIELRGSARRRLGAAFVKDARASGSEAEKLAAKPLRSSLLLAIVAVRTASDKVPGWEQDTVASGVAHLLSLLLHDAGWGVIWRTGHQTRSKAVHTMHGLKKNERLLGWLYVGGIPDGSKEGHRKAIDPERYLTALD